From Coffea arabica cultivar ET-39 chromosome 9c, Coffea Arabica ET-39 HiFi, whole genome shotgun sequence, one genomic window encodes:
- the LOC113708868 gene encoding large ribosomal subunit protein eL20 encodes MVNYRFHQYQVVGRALPSETDEHPKIYRMKLWATNEVRAKSKFWYFLRKLKKVKKSNGQVLAINEIFEKNPTTIKNYGIWLRYQSRTGYHNMYKEYRDTTLNGAVEQMYTEMASRHRVRYHCIQIIKTATVPAKLCKRESTKQFHNSKIRFPLVFKKVRPPSRKLKTTYKASKPNLFM; translated from the exons ATGGTGAATTACAGG TTTCATCAGTACCAGGTGGTCGGCAGAGCTTTGCCGTCGGAGACCGATGAGCATCCCAAGATCTACCGCATGAAGCTTTGGGCGACCAATGAAGTCCGCGCCAAGTCCAAGTTTTG GTACTTTCTGAGGAAGCTTAAGAAGGTTAAGAAGAGCAATGGCCAGGTTCTTGCTATTAATGAG ATCTTTGAGAAGAACCCAACCACAATTAAGAACTATGGAATCTGGTTGAGGTATCAGAGTAGAACTGGCTATCACAACATGTACAAGGAGTACCGTGATACCACTTTGAATGGTGCTGTTGAACAGATGTACACTGAAATGGCTTCACGTCACAGGGTTCGTTATCACTGCATTCAGATCATCAAGACAGCCACTGTTCCTGCTAAGCTTTGCAAGAGGGAGAGTACCAAGCAGTTCCATAACTCCAAAATCAGGTTCCCCTTAGTGTTCAAGAAGGTCAGGCCACCTAGCCGAAAGCTGAAGACCACATACAAGGCATCCAAACCCAACTTGTTTATGTAA
- the LOC140014350 gene encoding putative F-box/FBD/LRR-repeat protein At5g22670, translating into MDPNLKLAGSRSFASPKQLHIADSSDMISNLPDAVLGCILSLVPTKDAMRTSVLSKRWKGLWLSVSHYVFDEHSQGDRMLFVNLLNRVIHRETYIDKLSISCRDLHDPLLLHLFLCNVRELNLSFSEFDGPFNFPSSACSLESLISFKLKLCYNVLNLPSNICFSSLETLHLECITFPDKPSNQQLFSNCCMLEHLVLDKCRWTTDNNVIHAPKVRNLTIHDELIERFTISKFVITIIGSEIQFLKYEGGLENEYILADQPSLAVADIHVAEVPRLFDNDRIVAFRAFLLLTKLKNARCLTITPDTAEVITSYERECPIPWPDFNNLTKLEITESSMDLTCDLLLLLISRAHCLQSLAFSQGIFVPEDEDWEWDHVPECFSTHLRNIHIGDLCGYPYELSILGFFLKHAMVLQKMVISFSVDMTESLEKQGVIRAKLLALPRGSISCVIDFC; encoded by the exons ATGGACCCAAATTTGAAGCTGGCCGGCAGTAGAAGCTTCGCCAGTCCCAAACAACTGCATATTGCTGATAGTAGTGATATGATTAGCAACTTGCCTGATGCTGTTCTTGGTTGCATTCTATCACTAGTTCCAACAAAAGATGCCATGAGAACAAGTGTCCTGTCAAAAAGATGGAAAGGACTGTGGCTTTCTGTTTCTCATTATGTGTTTGATGAACATTCTCAAGGAGACAGGATGCTGTTTGTGAACCTTTTGAACAGAGTGATTCATCGAGAAACATATATCGATAAACTGTCAATTTCATGTCGTGACTTACATGATCCATTGCTTCTTCATTTGTTCCTGTGCAATGTTAGAGAGCTTAATCTTAGTTTTTCGGAATTTGATGGCCCATTCAACTTTCCTAGTTCTGCATGTTCTCTTGAATCTCTCATTTCTTTCAAACTGAAGCTATGCTATAATGTTCTCAATCTTCCATCTAATATCTGTTTTTCCAGTTTGGAGACCTTACATCTTGAGTGCATAACTTTTCCAGATAAGCCTTCAAATCAGCAGCTATTTTCAAATTGCTGTATGCTTGAGCATTTAGTTTTGGATAAATGTCGATGGACAACTGATAATAATGTCATCCATGCTCCCAAAGTTAGGAATCTAACCATACATGACGAGTTGATTGAACGTTTTACCATAAGCAAGTTTGTGATCACAATCATTGGATCAGAAATTCAATTCCTTAAATACGAGGGTGGTCTTGAGAATGAATATATCCTCGCAGACCAGCCATCATTAGCTGTAGCAGATATCCATGTTGCTGAGGTGCCACGTCTCTTTGACAATGACAGAATCGTTGCCTTCCGTGCATTTCTCCTTCTCACAAAGCTGAAGAATGCAAGATGTCTAACAATTACACCTGATACTGCTGAG GTCATTACCAGTTATGAACGTGAATGTCCTATTCCGTGGCCTGACTTCAACAATTTAACCAAACTGGAAATTACTGAATCTTCAATGGATTTAACTTGTGATTTGTTATTATTGCTCATCAGTAGAGCACATTGTCTGCAGTCTCTTGCATTTTCCCAG GGAATCTTTGTACCTGAGGATGAAGACTGGGAGTGGGATCATGTTCCTGAGTGCTTCTCAACACATCTTAGGAATATCCATATTGGGGATCTGTGTGGATATCCTTATGAGCTCTCTATACTAGGTTTTTTCTTGAAGCACGCAATGGTTCTGCAAAAGATGGTTATATCTTTTTCGGTTGACATGACAGAAAGCTTAGAGAAGCAGGGGGTCATACGTGCAAAGTTGCTAGCGCTTCCGAGAGGCTCAATTTCATGTGTAATTGACTTCTGCTAA
- the LOC140014105 gene encoding uncharacterized protein, giving the protein MYEEIIYGPDDVVSLISNNHEAIVIEVITCNYKVKKVYIDNGSAIDMLYYKTFKELQLEDKQLIPIRTPLIGFVGAPIKLEGMITLMVTVGVLLRCRIVPMNFAVVKELSSYNMILRRIILKALRAVCSTLHLSIKFPTPAGVAEMLGDPEITRTCYIATLKGKEKLVAQTTYLEPWKLAGKKERLQTDEGLLELPISK; this is encoded by the coding sequence ATGTACGAAGAAATCATCTATGGACCTGATGATGTAGTTTCTCTCATTTCTAATAACCATGAAGCTATCGTGATAGAAGTCATAACGTGCAACTATAAAGTGAAAAAGGTGTACATAGACAATGGGAGCGCCATTGACATGTTATATTACAAGACTTTCAAAGAGTTGCAGTTGGAAGACAAGCAGCTCATCCCAATCCGAACTCCCTTGATTGGTTTCGTAGGAGCACCGATAAAACTTGAGGGAATGATAACTCTCATGGTCACAGTGGGGGTGCTGCTGAGATGTCGAATTGTCCCAATGAATTTTGCAGTGGTGAAGGAGCTATCATCGTATAACATGATCCTAAGACGGATTATCCTGAAAGCACTTCGAGCTGTCTGCTCAACTTTGCACCTTAGTATAAAATTTCCTACACCTGCGGGAGTAGCTGAGATGCTAGGGGACCCAGAGATAACGCGAACCTGCTATATCGCAACTCTCAAGGGTAAGGAGAAACTGGTGGCTCAAACGACCTATTTGGAGCCTTGGAAGCTAgcagggaagaaagaaagactGCAGACAGATGAGGGGCTGCTCGAACTACCGATTAGCAAATGA